One stretch of Schlesneria sp. DSM 10557 DNA includes these proteins:
- a CDS encoding response regulator, with amino-acid sequence MTTILVVDDSTVDRKLATGLLAQESEWRVVEASDGNAAMSMISEVDPDLIVTDLNLPGINGLELLANLQKSHSRIGVVLLAAQGSEEIAVEALQTGASSYVPKRLVPTTLVETVRRVLASIQETRKHSDLMDRMGERVETFVLENDVNLLMAMSRHFQTVLADSWSLDRTDRLRTGTALEEALLNAMYHGNLEVSSELKEQDHQAFYALAEERRNSAPWIDRKIFIRTILNPDEATFVIRDDGSGFDPNSLPDPTDPENLIRPFGRGVMLMRAFMDDVTYNATGNEVTLKRKRKRNRS; translated from the coding sequence ATGACGACCATTCTCGTGGTCGACGACTCGACCGTCGACAGGAAGTTGGCGACCGGACTGCTGGCGCAGGAGTCCGAGTGGCGCGTGGTTGAGGCCAGCGATGGTAACGCTGCCATGTCGATGATCAGCGAGGTTGACCCCGACTTGATCGTGACTGACCTGAATCTACCCGGGATCAACGGTCTCGAACTGCTGGCGAATCTTCAGAAAAGTCATTCCCGGATTGGGGTGGTTCTCTTGGCCGCCCAGGGAAGTGAGGAAATCGCGGTCGAAGCCCTGCAGACGGGGGCTTCCAGTTACGTCCCCAAACGGCTTGTCCCTACGACACTTGTGGAAACCGTCCGGCGAGTCCTGGCGTCGATACAGGAGACTCGAAAGCATTCCGATCTGATGGACCGCATGGGCGAACGCGTCGAGACGTTCGTACTCGAAAATGATGTTAACCTGCTGATGGCGATGTCGAGACATTTCCAGACCGTGCTGGCAGACTCATGGAGCCTTGATCGGACTGATCGACTCAGAACAGGAACTGCACTCGAAGAGGCACTGCTGAACGCCATGTACCATGGCAATCTCGAAGTCAGTTCCGAGTTAAAAGAACAGGATCATCAGGCCTTTTATGCCTTGGCCGAGGAACGACGGAACTCGGCTCCGTGGATCGACCGTAAAATTTTCATTCGTACGATTCTCAACCCGGATGAGGCCACATTCGTGATTCGCGATGATGGTAGCGGGTTTGATCCCAACTCCCTGCCTGACCCCACCGATCCCGAGAACCTGATCCGGCCCTTCGGACGGGGTGTGATGCTGATGCGAGCGTTCATGGACGATGTGACGTACAATGCGACTGGAAATGAAGTCACTCTAAAGCGGAAGCGGAAGCGAAACCGCAGTTAA
- a CDS encoding UvrB/UvrC motif-containing protein → MLHITELRHGEVQALHLCESCAQDYLNPSQAAKSASTADSGAAGDASELEELDQKVCPNCGISFKEFRAQGRLGCPHDYVVFADELMKLLENIHGETTHVGKVPKRSPQASQLQFQLIKLRNELRSSVEEERYEDAARIRDSIRELEESRSRSDTPAATSESE, encoded by the coding sequence GTGTTACACATCACCGAATTGCGTCACGGAGAAGTGCAGGCCCTGCACCTGTGCGAGAGCTGCGCGCAAGACTACCTCAATCCCTCTCAGGCGGCCAAATCTGCGAGCACAGCAGATTCCGGTGCTGCAGGTGACGCCTCAGAGCTTGAGGAACTGGATCAAAAGGTCTGTCCGAATTGCGGAATCTCCTTTAAGGAGTTTCGTGCACAGGGACGACTGGGCTGCCCACACGATTACGTGGTGTTTGCCGACGAACTGATGAAGCTGCTGGAAAATATTCACGGAGAAACCACTCATGTGGGTAAGGTTCCCAAGCGGTCGCCTCAGGCCAGTCAGCTTCAGTTCCAACTGATCAAATTGCGAAACGAACTTCGTTCTTCTGTAGAAGAGGAACGGTACGAAGATGCGGCCCGAATCCGTGATTCGATCCGTGAGCTTGAAGAATCCCGTTCCCGCTCTGATACGCCCGCAGCGACGAGTGAATCAGAGTGA
- a CDS encoding protein arginine kinase, which produces MDLESLTRTSGEWLKATGPDSDIVMSSRIRLARNLAQFSFPSRADEVARREIEELLRSQIAKKPAGRELTYISVSALSQIDRQMLVERQLISREHSENQGQRGVGISDEENVSIMVNEEDHLRIQVLRSGFALEDCWKEIDAIDDAIEADRTYAFSDRLGYLTSCPTNCGTGIRVSVLLHLPALVHTKEIQKVFQALQKINLAVRGLYGEGSQAMGDFYQISNQVTLGKSEEYLIRTIQDVVPNIVAYERRTRQALVSESRRELHDQVSRAFGILKTARTISSEETMDLLSSVRLGINLGLIEGLEIPTINELFIHTQPAHLQKIRHEKLETVDRNVARADYIRQRLNEQN; this is translated from the coding sequence GTGGACCTCGAGTCCCTGACGCGCACTAGTGGCGAATGGTTGAAAGCGACTGGGCCTGACTCCGATATTGTCATGTCCAGCCGTATTCGGCTTGCCCGAAATCTGGCTCAGTTCTCATTCCCCAGTCGCGCCGATGAAGTCGCGCGGCGTGAGATCGAAGAACTGCTGCGCAGTCAGATCGCCAAGAAACCGGCCGGACGTGAACTGACTTACATTTCAGTCAGTGCGCTCAGCCAGATCGACCGCCAGATGCTGGTCGAACGACAATTGATCAGTCGTGAACATTCCGAAAATCAGGGACAACGTGGTGTCGGAATCAGCGATGAAGAAAACGTCAGCATTATGGTCAATGAAGAAGACCACCTGAGAATTCAGGTGCTTCGAAGTGGCTTTGCATTGGAAGATTGCTGGAAAGAGATCGATGCGATCGATGATGCCATCGAAGCTGATCGAACGTACGCCTTCAGTGATCGACTGGGATATTTGACGTCCTGCCCGACGAACTGCGGAACCGGCATTCGTGTGAGTGTGCTGCTGCACCTGCCCGCACTGGTGCATACAAAAGAGATCCAGAAAGTCTTCCAGGCGCTTCAGAAGATCAATCTCGCCGTTCGGGGGCTTTATGGGGAAGGGAGCCAGGCGATGGGCGACTTCTACCAGATCTCGAATCAGGTGACTTTGGGTAAAAGCGAGGAATACCTGATTCGTACGATTCAGGACGTTGTTCCCAATATCGTCGCGTACGAACGAAGGACGCGGCAGGCACTGGTCAGCGAGAGTCGACGTGAACTTCATGACCAGGTCTCGCGTGCATTTGGGATCCTTAAAACGGCTCGAACGATCAGTTCTGAAGAAACGATGGATCTGCTTTCCAGTGTGAGACTCGGGATCAACCTGGGTCTGATCGAAGGGCTGGAAATTCCCACGATCAATGAGCTGTTCATTCATACGCAGCCGGCCCACCTGCAGAAAATCCGGCACGAAAAACTTGAAACGGTTGACAGGAATGTTGCTCGAGCGGACTACATTCGACAGCGTCTCAATGAACAAAATTGA
- the ltrA gene encoding group II intron reverse transcriptase/maturase, giving the protein MERICDRDNLNRAYRKVKANKGAPGVDGMTLDDLAAWIATHKDTLIASLLEGRYQPQPVRGVQIPKPGGGMRQLGIPTVVDRLVQQAILQVLEPLFDPTFSNSSYGFRPGRSAHQALAAAQQYVAEGRLIVVDMDLEKFFDRVNHDILMGRLARRVPDKRLLRIIRRFLEAGLMQDGACLARQEGTPQGGPLSPLLANLLLDDLDRELERRGHKFCRYADDCNIYVRTKAAGERVLASLTTFLETHLRLRVNRDKSAAAYILDRKFLGHRLLPGGKLGVAPQSLARARQKVRELTKRNRGVSLRRMVTELNSFLTGWVTYYRHAQCRSHLERLDEWIRHRLRCVQLKQRKRAKPISDFLISCGVPRYLAWILANSGKGWWRMAGSPPAQHAMSIDWFHRLGLVFLTQRHADLQPS; this is encoded by the coding sequence ATGGAAAGGATTTGTGACCGAGACAATCTCAATCGAGCCTATCGCAAAGTGAAAGCGAACAAGGGTGCCCCAGGCGTCGATGGGATGACCCTCGACGATTTGGCCGCCTGGATTGCGACTCACAAGGACACGCTGATCGCCTCGCTTCTGGAAGGACGATACCAGCCCCAACCGGTGCGTGGAGTGCAAATTCCGAAGCCGGGAGGTGGAATGCGACAATTGGGCATTCCGACGGTTGTCGACCGACTCGTACAGCAAGCGATTCTGCAGGTTCTCGAACCGCTATTTGATCCGACGTTCTCGAACTCCAGCTACGGGTTCCGCCCCGGTCGCAGTGCCCACCAGGCCTTGGCCGCGGCTCAGCAATACGTGGCCGAAGGACGTCTCATCGTCGTGGATATGGACCTGGAGAAGTTCTTCGACAGGGTCAACCACGACATTCTGATGGGACGTCTGGCGCGACGCGTGCCTGATAAGCGTCTGCTTCGCATCATTCGCCGGTTCCTGGAAGCGGGGCTGATGCAAGACGGTGCCTGCCTTGCACGTCAAGAAGGGACGCCGCAAGGCGGTCCCTTGTCACCACTGCTGGCGAACTTGTTACTGGACGATCTCGACCGGGAACTGGAGCGTCGCGGGCACAAGTTCTGTCGCTATGCCGATGACTGCAACATTTACGTGCGGACAAAAGCAGCGGGAGAACGCGTGCTGGCCTCGCTCACGACATTCCTGGAAACGCATCTGCGATTGCGGGTTAACCGCGATAAATCCGCAGCAGCGTACATCCTGGACCGGAAATTCCTGGGCCACCGTCTGCTCCCGGGCGGGAAGCTGGGGGTCGCCCCTCAGAGTCTCGCACGGGCACGGCAGAAGGTGCGTGAACTGACGAAACGCAATCGAGGCGTCAGCCTCCGACGGATGGTGACCGAACTCAACTCGTTCTTGACCGGATGGGTGACATACTACCGACATGCCCAATGTCGGTCTCACCTCGAACGTCTGGATGAATGGATTCGACATCGTCTGCGCTGCGTTCAACTCAAACAGCGGAAACGTGCGAAACCGATCTCCGACTTCCTGATCTCGTGCGGAGTACCCCGGTACCTCGCGTGGATTCTGGCTAACTCGGGGAAAGGATGGTGGCGCATGGCGGGTAGCCCTCCCGCTCAACATGCCATGTCCATCGACTGGTTCCATCGTCTCGGCCTCGTCTTCCTGACCCAAAGGCACGCCGATTTACAACCATCTTAG
- a CDS encoding prenyltransferase/squalene oxidase repeat-containing protein, with protein sequence MPRISTLLSLFLLTCFAHGLESPLAGQTLGPNTEQLAKARLRGANFLKTSQAADGSWTSPESPGISGLVTYALLESGVPADDPVVVKGLKHLQSFVQPNGGIYSPKTHHGNYETAISLLAFNAANKSGEFTDLIKGAEKYLRNLQWDETEQTPSSDVKFGGAGYGRTNDRPDLSNTTFFLDALKATGATADDPAVKNALVFLSRCQNLESEHNTTRFSSKVNDGGFYYTPAAGGNSQAGNHENGGLRSYGSMTYAGLKSMVFAGLTPDDKRVKAAREWISRHYTVEDNPGLGQQGLYYYFQVFAKTLSTLNLDYLVDDNGVKHDWRKELGDHLVSLQRENGSWLNKNDRWYEGDPNLTTAYVLIALKHIEPKAVTSK encoded by the coding sequence ATGCCAAGAATCTCGACACTTCTGTCGCTGTTCCTTCTGACGTGTTTCGCGCATGGACTTGAGTCGCCGTTGGCCGGTCAAACTCTGGGTCCGAATACGGAACAATTGGCCAAGGCGCGACTTCGCGGTGCAAACTTCCTCAAAACATCTCAGGCAGCAGACGGAAGCTGGACTTCGCCCGAATCTCCAGGGATTTCAGGTCTGGTCACCTACGCGCTGTTGGAAAGTGGGGTTCCCGCCGACGATCCTGTCGTCGTGAAGGGCTTAAAACATCTGCAGAGTTTCGTTCAACCCAACGGTGGGATCTATTCCCCAAAGACGCACCATGGTAATTACGAGACCGCAATCAGTTTGCTCGCCTTCAATGCGGCCAACAAGTCAGGTGAATTTACCGACCTCATCAAGGGGGCGGAAAAATACTTGCGAAACCTGCAATGGGATGAAACCGAGCAGACTCCTTCGTCTGACGTGAAATTCGGTGGAGCCGGTTACGGACGGACAAATGATCGTCCCGACTTGTCGAATACGACATTCTTCCTCGACGCTCTGAAGGCGACCGGTGCGACCGCCGATGACCCCGCCGTGAAAAACGCCCTCGTGTTTCTATCCCGCTGCCAAAACCTGGAATCCGAACATAACACGACTCGCTTTTCGTCGAAGGTCAACGACGGAGGCTTCTATTACACTCCCGCCGCCGGCGGAAACTCGCAGGCGGGGAACCACGAGAATGGGGGACTGCGGTCATACGGAAGCATGACGTATGCCGGCCTCAAGAGCATGGTTTTTGCCGGCCTCACACCGGACGACAAACGGGTTAAAGCCGCCAGAGAATGGATCTCCCGACATTACACGGTCGAAGACAATCCCGGTCTGGGGCAACAGGGCCTGTACTACTACTTCCAGGTCTTTGCCAAAACGCTCTCAACGCTCAACCTCGATTACCTCGTGGACGATAACGGCGTCAAGCATGATTGGCGCAAGGAATTGGGTGACCACCTGGTAAGTCTCCAACGGGAAAACGGGAGCTGGCTGAATAAGAATGACCGGTGGTACGAAGGAGATCCAAACCTCACGACCGCGTATGTGCTGATTGCCCTGAAACACATCGAGCCAAAAGCTGTCACCAGCAAGTGA
- a CDS encoding prepilin-type N-terminal cleavage/methylation domain-containing protein, translating into MRSSHRHDRDRGRFGFTLLETMLALGISALLLAGIYAAIDQSWRTAASGREEMERAQLARALIHRLEQDLRAITYVPPPPVDETESTTSSSSSNSEESTTTEETEDTTPNSKSIGIRGTNIRMDMSIARARRDLLPGMGTALNGVNSTTPAAAAVSPLRTSDLRFVSYSFLPSGVSASSGLVRFEGDRMAAEVQEEKGANPTNVSTPQVLAPEVATFELRYFDGRIWYATWDSDTMGRIPRAVEIKFSFHPPKRKPPLLNAAVSRSMDSFRSVILIPVSDPFPKEFIQ; encoded by the coding sequence ATGAGATCCAGTCATCGCCACGATCGGGACCGTGGCCGCTTCGGGTTCACCTTGCTTGAGACGATGCTGGCCTTAGGAATCTCGGCTTTGCTGCTGGCAGGGATCTATGCGGCCATCGATCAATCCTGGCGCACCGCTGCGAGCGGGCGCGAAGAGATGGAGCGAGCCCAGCTGGCTCGTGCGTTGATTCACCGTCTGGAACAGGACCTTCGTGCGATTACGTATGTTCCCCCTCCTCCTGTCGATGAAACGGAATCCACCACCTCAAGTTCCTCCTCGAATTCTGAAGAGAGCACGACCACCGAAGAAACCGAAGATACCACCCCGAACTCCAAGAGCATCGGAATTCGGGGAACGAATATCCGTATGGACATGAGCATCGCTCGTGCACGCCGGGATTTGTTACCGGGAATGGGGACCGCACTGAACGGTGTGAACTCAACAACGCCCGCAGCGGCAGCAGTCAGCCCGCTCAGGACCAGCGACCTGCGATTCGTCTCTTACAGCTTTCTCCCCAGCGGCGTTTCCGCATCGAGCGGACTGGTGAGGTTCGAAGGGGACCGCATGGCTGCAGAAGTCCAGGAGGAAAAGGGTGCCAACCCGACGAACGTCTCTACCCCGCAGGTTCTCGCCCCGGAAGTGGCGACGTTCGAGCTTCGCTACTTTGACGGGAGGATCTGGTATGCAACCTGGGATTCCGACACGATGGGAAGAATTCCCCGTGCGGTTGAAATCAAATTCTCGTTTCATCCACCAAAACGAAAACCACCTCTGCTGAATGCCGCTGTCAGTCGATCGATGGACTCCTTTCGAAGCGTGATTCTCATCCCCGTTTCAGATCCATTTCCCAAGGAATTTATTCAATGA
- a CDS encoding prepilin-type N-terminal cleavage/methylation domain-containing protein: MKPASSIRRARLPCRRGFTMVEVLLVLGVLAVFAGMTVPAVMRMFGQQKLTGSAERVRSAIASARIRAIESGLVYQFCCELNGSRFVVAPYELDFSSTAQPAVSGSRPLGRASADLPKRIVFSTFKVRNAGTMTAVPASYKLSPQSLQGLPNANDLAGVSWCSPILFHPEGSANVDAEITVADGRNQEILLRVRAFTGAVAMERLTQGKR, encoded by the coding sequence ATGAAACCTGCATCATCAATTCGTCGTGCCCGCCTCCCCTGCCGACGCGGATTCACGATGGTGGAAGTCCTGCTCGTGCTGGGAGTGCTGGCCGTATTTGCCGGGATGACCGTCCCGGCCGTGATGCGGATGTTTGGGCAGCAGAAATTGACAGGGTCCGCCGAACGGGTCCGCTCGGCCATTGCCAGTGCCCGTATCCGTGCAATTGAGTCCGGGTTAGTCTATCAATTCTGTTGCGAACTCAACGGCAGCAGGTTCGTGGTTGCTCCTTACGAGCTGGATTTTTCCAGTACTGCTCAGCCCGCCGTTTCAGGAAGTAGACCTTTAGGCCGCGCTTCTGCAGACTTGCCTAAAAGGATCGTGTTCAGCACGTTCAAAGTGCGAAATGCCGGGACGATGACTGCAGTCCCTGCGTCGTACAAGCTATCGCCGCAGTCCCTCCAAGGACTTCCCAACGCCAACGATCTTGCAGGTGTCAGCTGGTGTTCGCCCATTCTGTTTCATCCAGAAGGTTCGGCAAACGTCGATGCGGAAATCACGGTCGCTGACGGACGAAATCAAGAGATTCTGCTTCGCGTTCGCGCCTTCACGGGTGCCGTCGCCATGGAGCGACTGACTCAGGGGAAACGCTGA
- the sppA gene encoding signal peptide peptidase SppA: MRRFMAFLLLLGTASVGTAHAQTETSSPKEATPAAKVVAKKLNVAHIEIKGSYTEGLGGGGLFSEVVETLNDALQRLKKAAGDESLDAVVLHINSPQIGWAKLNELRSGIAKIRHRGRKVYAWLEGADTKDYLLASACDQIVIPESGMVMLPGLRAEISFYKNLFDMLAIEPEMLRVGEFKSAAEPYSRSEMSPAFREEMETIIDDYYQQIIEMVSKSRNLNAEQVSGIIDTGLFSAQEAKERGLIDHVAYEDHIIDLIKGDQKDAEVKITKSYGKKKIDTDFSGFTGMAKMMNLMMGIEPATRKSSSPKIAIISAVGPIMSGTSRGDFFGEESMGSTTMIKAIRQARDDASVKAVVLRVDSPGGSALASDLMWHELETLEGKKPLIVSMGDTAASGGYYIAMGADRIFAEPGTLTGSIGVVGGKIALEKFYAKVGITTSVVQKGKNAGVLSTTKPWTETERDAMQKMMNDIYAQFTKKAAEGRKMEYEKLEKLARGRVYTGTQALNLGLIDELGTLDDAIAYAKKSAGIDPESKLERLDLPKPTSPLEALFGPLDPSVHVRNAVMKAWLNRLPAEISSQLKSLDVYDQLAREKVLTVMPYQLYIK; encoded by the coding sequence ATGCGACGATTCATGGCATTTCTTTTATTGCTGGGAACCGCTTCCGTCGGAACCGCTCATGCCCAGACGGAAACATCTTCCCCTAAAGAGGCGACTCCAGCGGCAAAAGTCGTTGCGAAAAAATTGAATGTCGCACACATCGAAATTAAGGGAAGCTACACGGAAGGTCTGGGTGGCGGAGGCCTGTTCAGTGAAGTCGTCGAAACCCTGAATGATGCCCTGCAACGGCTGAAAAAGGCCGCCGGCGACGAAAGTCTCGATGCCGTCGTTCTGCACATCAACAGCCCACAAATTGGCTGGGCCAAACTGAATGAACTTCGGTCCGGGATCGCAAAAATTCGGCACCGCGGACGCAAGGTCTACGCGTGGCTCGAAGGAGCAGACACGAAAGATTACCTGCTGGCTTCGGCTTGCGACCAGATCGTCATTCCTGAATCGGGAATGGTGATGCTGCCCGGTCTGCGAGCGGAAATCTCGTTCTACAAGAATCTCTTCGACATGCTCGCGATCGAACCCGAAATGTTGCGGGTGGGCGAGTTCAAGTCCGCAGCAGAACCCTACAGCCGATCGGAGATGAGTCCCGCTTTCCGAGAAGAGATGGAAACAATCATCGATGATTACTATCAGCAGATCATCGAGATGGTCTCCAAGTCCCGGAATTTGAATGCGGAGCAGGTCTCTGGAATCATCGACACGGGTCTGTTCTCTGCTCAGGAAGCGAAAGAACGTGGCCTGATTGATCACGTCGCCTATGAAGACCACATCATTGATCTGATCAAGGGAGATCAGAAGGATGCGGAAGTCAAAATCACGAAGTCGTACGGTAAAAAGAAAATCGACACCGACTTCAGTGGATTCACCGGCATGGCGAAAATGATGAACCTGATGATGGGAATCGAACCTGCCACACGCAAATCGTCCAGTCCCAAAATTGCGATCATCAGTGCTGTCGGCCCCATCATGTCAGGGACCAGCCGAGGAGACTTCTTCGGCGAAGAGTCAATGGGGTCAACCACCATGATCAAAGCCATCCGACAGGCACGGGACGATGCCTCTGTTAAGGCCGTCGTTCTGCGGGTCGACAGCCCGGGAGGAAGCGCGCTGGCAAGTGACCTGATGTGGCACGAACTGGAAACACTCGAAGGAAAGAAACCACTCATCGTCAGTATGGGTGACACTGCCGCCAGTGGTGGCTACTACATCGCCATGGGTGCAGACCGCATCTTTGCCGAACCGGGAACACTCACAGGTTCGATCGGGGTCGTGGGAGGAAAGATCGCTCTGGAGAAGTTCTATGCCAAGGTCGGTATCACCACGAGTGTCGTTCAGAAAGGAAAGAACGCCGGGGTGCTGAGCACGACCAAGCCCTGGACGGAAACCGAACGTGACGCGATGCAGAAAATGATGAACGACATTTATGCGCAGTTCACGAAGAAAGCGGCGGAAGGCCGCAAGATGGAATACGAGAAACTCGAAAAACTCGCTCGCGGGCGAGTCTATACCGGAACCCAGGCTCTGAACCTGGGATTGATTGACGAATTAGGAACGTTGGACGATGCGATCGCCTACGCAAAGAAATCTGCGGGAATCGATCCTGAGTCGAAACTTGAGCGTCTCGATCTTCCAAAACCAACCAGCCCGCTCGAGGCTTTGTTCGGTCCGCTGGATCCATCAGTCCATGTCAGAAACGCTGTCATGAAAGCTTGGCTGAACCGACTTCCCGCCGAGATTTCATCTCAATTAAAGAGTCTGGATGTGTATGATCAACTCGCACGGGAGAAGGTCCTTACGGTGATGCCGTACCAGTTATACATCAAGTAG
- a CDS encoding PA0069 family radical SAM protein, producing MDNRTPPAAVGRGAQSNPLNRYSRIEYVEDPTHRDEDDDAEGQRHKTEYFADLSKSVVTENDSPDVFFRYSVNPYRGCAHGCSYCYARPTHEYLDLSAGLDFETKIFVKQKAPELFREWLARDSYSPELVMMSGVTDCYQPAERKFQLTRGCLEVALDARQPIALITKNALVTRDLDLLSEMAKRNLVSVGISITSLDQSLTKVMEPRTSSPQARLRAIRELSTAGVPTQVMVAPVIPSLNDSEIPAILKAAREAGATSAAYVLLRLPHTVKPVFLEWLERALPAQKDRIEGRVRDTRGGQLYRSDFATRMTGTGVVAEQIRQTFQVFARKYELAQRYPTLDVSQFRSPVPKSGQLRLFD from the coding sequence ATGGATAATCGGACGCCCCCTGCAGCTGTCGGCCGTGGTGCTCAAAGCAATCCGCTGAATCGGTATTCCCGGATTGAGTACGTGGAAGATCCGACACACCGGGACGAAGACGATGATGCGGAAGGACAGCGTCACAAGACTGAGTATTTCGCAGACCTTTCCAAATCCGTTGTAACAGAGAACGACAGCCCGGACGTTTTTTTTCGTTACAGCGTCAACCCGTACCGGGGTTGCGCGCACGGTTGCAGCTACTGTTATGCCCGGCCCACTCATGAATATCTCGACCTGAGTGCGGGGCTCGACTTCGAAACCAAAATCTTCGTCAAACAGAAGGCGCCAGAACTCTTTCGCGAGTGGCTCGCTCGCGATTCGTATTCGCCTGAGCTTGTCATGATGTCCGGCGTCACGGATTGTTACCAGCCGGCCGAACGGAAGTTTCAGTTGACGCGCGGATGTCTTGAGGTGGCATTGGATGCGAGGCAGCCCATCGCGCTCATCACCAAGAATGCTCTGGTCACTCGGGATCTGGACTTGTTGAGTGAAATGGCGAAGCGAAACCTGGTCAGCGTCGGAATCAGCATTACATCGCTCGATCAGTCCCTGACGAAAGTCATGGAGCCCAGAACGAGCAGCCCGCAGGCTCGCTTGCGCGCGATTCGCGAACTTTCGACAGCGGGTGTCCCAACTCAGGTGATGGTTGCTCCCGTGATTCCGAGTCTGAATGATTCCGAAATTCCAGCGATCCTGAAAGCAGCCCGCGAGGCAGGGGCCACATCAGCGGCCTACGTGCTTCTTCGATTGCCCCACACGGTGAAACCCGTGTTTCTGGAATGGCTGGAGAGGGCTCTGCCAGCGCAGAAGGATCGCATCGAAGGGCGCGTTCGGGATACCCGCGGAGGCCAACTCTATCGATCAGACTTTGCAACTCGCATGACCGGAACCGGTGTGGTGGCAGAACAGATTCGACAGACGTTTCAAGTCTTTGCTCGTAAGTATGAACTTGCCCAACGCTACCCGACGCTCGACGTATCTCAGTTCCGCTCACCCGTTCCCAAGTCTGGTCAACTCCGTCTGTTCGACTAA
- a CDS encoding tetratricopeptide repeat protein translates to MVSSDPPVGKYRRIALYLAVLAVLVGLSVWFWRDFCLWRGTSALRQRKLAAAESWVARSQWFHEGDDPQACLLEIRIARRQQQFQLVESKLQLASKMGVPKSELRRERLLAMAQTGQFSAMQANWSDLLTDPRDDGPEIARAYYTWTMLNHNLELANKTLDLWQKDYPKDPEPHELRGRFNQSIYNWAEAESDYRRALALDPDNDDFRLALASVMLERLKTNDAVPLFKEYLSRHPDNLTAIRGLAQCAATAGDLDTAIELLRGAMENHPDDFNVQKSYGEVLLAANRASEAAAVLEKAYRSVPEHANLAYSLARSLKASGRGNEAEPLLAFVAESRAPLDQLTALERQLRGEPGNLELRMQIAAIVAKYISRQDAIRWYQNLLQISPDYPPAHRELVALYHQAGDLEKAQFHQRVLEGRGEAKEMGDQPISDPASPTTSDADRTP, encoded by the coding sequence ATGGTTTCGTCGGATCCACCTGTCGGGAAGTACAGACGGATCGCACTTTACTTGGCCGTCCTTGCCGTGCTGGTCGGACTTTCGGTCTGGTTCTGGCGAGATTTTTGCCTTTGGAGAGGTACCTCGGCATTGAGGCAGCGGAAGCTCGCTGCGGCCGAGTCCTGGGTTGCCAGAAGTCAATGGTTTCACGAGGGTGACGATCCTCAAGCCTGTCTGCTGGAGATTCGGATCGCGCGTCGCCAGCAGCAATTTCAACTCGTAGAGTCCAAGTTGCAACTGGCGAGCAAGATGGGTGTCCCTAAGTCAGAGTTGCGGCGCGAGCGGCTGCTCGCGATGGCTCAGACGGGTCAGTTCAGCGCCATGCAGGCGAACTGGTCGGATCTTTTGACGGATCCACGCGATGATGGCCCGGAAATCGCGCGAGCCTATTACACCTGGACGATGCTCAACCATAATCTGGAGCTCGCCAACAAGACGCTCGATCTCTGGCAGAAAGACTATCCGAAGGATCCAGAACCCCACGAACTGCGTGGCCGGTTTAACCAGTCAATCTACAACTGGGCAGAGGCAGAGTCCGACTACCGACGAGCCCTGGCACTCGATCCGGACAATGACGATTTTCGTCTTGCACTCGCCAGCGTGATGCTGGAACGGCTGAAGACCAACGACGCCGTCCCGCTCTTCAAGGAGTACCTGTCACGGCATCCGGACAATCTGACGGCCATCCGCGGGTTGGCACAATGTGCCGCCACGGCGGGTGACCTGGATACGGCGATCGAGCTCTTGCGCGGGGCCATGGAAAACCATCCGGACGATTTCAACGTTCAGAAGTCCTATGGCGAGGTGCTGCTTGCAGCGAATCGTGCCTCTGAGGCTGCGGCGGTCCTGGAAAAAGCGTATCGTTCCGTGCCCGAGCATGCGAATCTCGCGTACTCCCTCGCACGAAGTCTCAAAGCCAGCGGCCGCGGCAACGAAGCCGAGCCGCTCCTTGCGTTTGTGGCCGAATCCAGAGCCCCACTGGACCAATTGACTGCTTTGGAACGTCAGTTGCGCGGTGAACCCGGGAATCTGGAACTGCGCATGCAGATTGCGGCCATCGTTGCGAAGTACATCTCCCGTCAGGATGCAATCCGCTGGTACCAGAACCTGCTTCAGATTTCGCCAGACTACCCTCCAGCCCACCGCGAGCTTGTCGCTCTCTACCATCAGGCAGGAGATCTCGAAAAAGCGCAGTTCCACCAACGAGTGCTGGAGGGGAGGGGCGAAGCGAAGGAAATGGGTGACCAGCCGATTTCAGATCCCGCTTCGCCGACCACATCGGATGCGGATCGTACACCCTAG